The Rhododendron vialii isolate Sample 1 chromosome 5a, ASM3025357v1 genome contains a region encoding:
- the LOC131325440 gene encoding protein STABILIZED1-like has product MQGPVQHRARLEFLNAIPPLPNYVAGLGRGATGFTTRSDIGPASAAPDRPAAATVGVGRGRGRGRGTGGEEEEENEDVYDNESQRFDEFEGNDVGLLYAWAKYDKEDEEWDAVMVKIEEGMDSRKEKREARLKREIEEYRASNPTITEQFADLKRELHTMSPSEWESIPESTHSSRNKKRRRFESYVPVPDTLLEKARQEQAHVTAFDPKSWAAGGTETPGVNDLTVVGEGRGTVLSLKLDRLSDSVSGLTVVDPKGYLTDLNSMKITSGAEISGTKKERMVLKSLIQAKPEEPLGWIAAARLEERAGKIQAARQLITKGCEECPENEDVWIEACRLSRPEEAKAVIASGVKAIPNSVELWMQAAKLELKDENKSRVLRRGLEHVPSSVRLWKAVVELAHEEDARLLLMRAVECCPLHVELWLALARLETYDVAKKVLNKARFSLPKEPATWITAAKLEEANGNNARVGKIIENGIRALRKVGVVIDRDAWMKEAEAAERAGSVATCQAIVHNTIGVGVEDEDRKRTWVADAEECEKRGSIETARAIYAHALTVFLTKKSIWLKAAQLEKTYGTRESLDAMLRKAVTYMPQAEVLWLMGAKEKWLAGDVPSARAILQEANAAIPYSEEIWLAAFKLEFENHEPERARMLLAKARERGGTERVWMKSATVERESGNTDEERKLLDDGLKYFPSFFKLWLMLGQLEERLGYLERAKEVYESGLKHCSSCVPLWLSLAKLEEKMHGLSKARAVLTMARKKNPQSPELWLAAVRAESRHGNGKEADILMAKAVQVCPNSGILWAASIEMVPRPQRKTKSMDAHKRCDHDPHVIAAIAKLFWHDRKVDKARSWLNRAVTLGPDIGDFWALFYKFEIQYGTEETRTDILKRCIAADPKHGEKWQALSKALENSHQPTEAVLKKVVVALGKEETSAKGNN; this is encoded by the coding sequence ATGCAGGGCCCCGTTCAACACAGGGCTAGGCTAGAATTCCTCAACGCGATTCCCCCCCTCCCGAATTACGTGGCCGGTCTGGGCCGCGGCGCCACCGGGTTCACCACCCGGTCCGATATCGGCCCTGCCAGTGCTGCTCCTGACCGGCCTGCTGCTGCCACAGTCGGGGTGGGCCgcgggagagggagagggagagggacgggcggggaggaggaagaggagaatGAGGATGTGTATGATAATGAGAGTCAAAGGTTTGATGAGTTTGAAGGCAATGATGTGGGTTTGTTGTATGCCTGGGCGAAGTACGATAAGGAGGATGAGGAATGGGACGCGGTGATGGTGAAGATTGAGGAGGGAATGGATAGCCGGAAGGAGAAAAGGGAGGCTAGGTTGAAACGGGAGATTGAAGAATACAGGGCGTCTAACCCTACGATTACCGAGCAGTTCGCTGATCTGAAAAGGGAGTTGCACACGATGTCGCCTTCCGAGTGGGAAAGCATCCCTGAGAGTACTCATTCGTCGAGGaacaagaagaggaggaggtttGAGAGTTACGTGCCTGTTCCAGACACCCTCCTTGAGAAGGCTAGGCAAGAACAAGCACATGTCACGGCATTTGATCCGAAGAGTTGGGCAGCCGGAGGGACAGAGACCCCTGGGGTTAATGACTTGACCGTGGTGGGTGAAGGGAGAGGGACCGTCCTGTCGCTCAAACTGGATAGGCTTTCGGATTCGGTATCAGGGTTGACAGTTGTTGATCCCAAGGGATACTTGACTGATCTCAACAGTATGAAGATCACCAGTGGTGCCGAAATATCGGGTACCAAGAAGGAGAGGATGGTGCTCAAGTCGCTTATCCAAGCAAAGCCTGAAGAACCGCTCGGTTGGATTGCTGCCGCTAGGTTGGAGGAACGCGCTGGTAAGATTCAGGCTGCAAGGCAGTTGATAACCAAAGGTTGCGAGGAGTGTCCGGAGAATGAAGATGTTTGGATAGAGGCATGTCGGTTGTCTAGACCTGAGGAAGCGAAGGCTGTGATAGCAAGTGGAGTGAAGGCAATCCCAAACTCTGTGGAGTTGTGGATGCAGGCCGCAAAGTTAGAGCTCAAGGATGAGAATAAGAGTAGGGTGTTGCGGAGGGGACTGGAGCATGTTCCTAGTTCTGTCCGGCTGTGGAAGGCTGTTGTGGAGCTTGCCCACGAGGAGGACGCAAGGCTTTTGCTGATGAGGGCTGTGGAATGCTGCCCTTTGCATGTGGAGTTGTGGCTTGCTCTTGCTAGGTTGGAAACTTATGACGTTGCGAAAAAGGTTTTGAATAAGGCGAGGTTTAGTCTCCCCAAAGAGCCAGCTACTTGGATTACTGCTGCGAAATTGGAAGAAGCAAATGGGAATAATGCTAGGGTGGGAAAGATAATAGAAAACGGTATTCGAGCTTTGCGAAAGGTAGGTGTGGTGATTGACAGAGATGCTTGGATGAAAGAGGCGGAGGCCGCTGAACGAGCTGGATCTGTTGCCACTTGCCAGGCTATTGTTCATAACACCATTGGGGTTGGAGTAGAGGATGAAGACCGGAAAAGGACATGGGTTGCCGACGCAGAGGAGTGCGAGAAAAGGGGTTCCATTGAAACTGCCAGAGCCATATATGCTCATGCCCTTACAGTATTTTTGACCAAGAAGAGTATTTGGCTCAAAGCAGCACAGCTTGAAAAGACTTATGGGACCAGGGAATCTCTTGATGCGATGCTTCGTAAAGCAGTGACTTACATGCCACAGGCTGAAGTTCTATGGTTAATGGGTGCTAAAGAGAAGTGGCTTGCTGGTGATGTACCTTCAGCTAGAGCGATTCTTCAAGAAGCCAATGCTGCGATTCCCTACTCTGAGGAGATTTGGCTTGCTGCATTCAAGCTTGAATTTGAGAACCATGAGCCTGAGAGAGCAAGAATGCTTCTAGCTAAAGCACGAGAAAGAGGAGGCACAGAAAGAGTGTGGATGAAGTCTGCTACTGTTGAGAGAGAATCCGGAAACACTGATGAGGAGAGGAAGTTACTTGACGATGGGCTGAAATACTTCCCTTCATTTTTCAAACTGTGGTTGATGCTTGGACAGCTGGAGGAACGCCTTGGTTACTTGGAAAGAGCTAAGGAAGTGTATGAGTCGGGTTTGAAGCATTGTTCCAGCTGTGTTCCCCTTTGGCTTTCGCTCGCTAAGCTGGAGGAGAAGATGCATGGGTTGAGTAAAGCTAGAGCAGTTCTCACGATGGCAAGGAAGAAGAATCCTCAGAGCCCTGAACTTTGGCTTGCTGCTGTTAGAGCTGAATCAAGGCATGGGAATGGGAAGGAAGCAGATATTCTGATGGCTAAGGCGGTGCAGGTGTGCCCCAATAGTGGTATACTGTGGGCAGCTTCGATTGAGATGGTCCCGCGTCCGCAACGGAAGACAAAGAGCATGGATGCGCACAAGAGATGCGACCACGATCCACATGTCATTGCTGCCATTGCTAAGCTATTTTGGCATGACAGGAAGGTAGACAAAGCAAGGAGTTGGCTTAACAGGGCAGTGACTCTTGGACCGGATATTGGGGATTTCTGGGCATTGTTCTACAAGTTCGAAATTCAGTATGGAACCGAGGAGACTCGGACAGATATTTTGAAGAGATGCATCGCTGCAGATCCAAAGCATGGGGAGAAATGGCAAGCACTGTCCAAGGCTCTGGAAAATTCCCACCAGCCAACTGAAGCTGTTTTGAAGAAAGTAGTGGTCGCACTTGGAAAGGAAGAGACTTCTGCCAAGGGTAATAATTAA